In the genome of Eschrichtius robustus isolate mEscRob2 chromosome 12, mEscRob2.pri, whole genome shotgun sequence, one region contains:
- the PRSS50 gene encoding LOW QUALITY PROTEIN: probable threonine protease PRSS50 (The sequence of the model RefSeq protein was modified relative to this genomic sequence to represent the inferred CDS: inserted 1 base in 1 codon; substituted 1 base at 1 genomic stop codon): MDLWCGAPAGRRSPPRPRTSALAHAGLLLMLLLLLLLRPAGCLGAGEVPGALSTGAPAYLGAPCAPSATCPSGGRRLPRQAATSQPPRTLQYSASKADEDEFLPPCGFSYERDPTLRDPEAMARWWPWMVSVRANGTHICAGTLIASEWVLTVAHCMIQSDVTYSVRVGSPWVDQISKSTVDVLAQQVIVNSHYRSHRYWSWVGRANDITLLKLEQPLKYNKYVWPICLPGLDYTLKDHALCTVTGWGLPRVDGVWPQFRTIQEKEVTILNSTECESVYHRFSKIPSLIQIINSQMICAKDXQQEQFCYEISGEPLACPVESIXYLVGMVSWGPGCKKSKALPIYLHISSYQQWERLNGQTLPAPSRALLLALLLPLNLLAVL; this comes from the exons ATGGATCTCTGGTGTGGGGCGCCGGCCGGCAGGCGCAGCCCCCCGCGCCCCCGGACGTCCGCCCTTGCCCACGCCGGGCTCCTGCTGATGCTACTGCTGTTACTGCTGCTGCGGCCCGCGG GTTGCTTGGGCGCTGGCGAAGTGCCGGGGGCACTGTCCACGGGTGCCCCCGCCTACCTTGGCGCCCCCTGTGCCCCGAGTGCCACCTGTCCCTCGGGCGGACGTCGCTTGCCCCGGCAGGCCGCCACTAGCCAGCCGCCCAGGACCCTGCAGTACTCTGCTTCTAAAGCCGACGAGGATGAGTTCCTTCCCC CCTGTGGCTTCTCCTATGAGCGGGACCCCACCCTCAGGGATCCGGAGGCCATGGCTCGGTGGTGGCCATGGATGGTCAGTGTGCGGGCCAATGGCACACATATCTGTGCAGGCACCCTCATTGCCTCCGAGTGGGTGCTGACTGTGGCCCACTGCATGATCCA GAGTGATGTTACCTATTCAGTGCGGGTGGGGAGTCCATGGGTTGACCAGATATCCAAGTCTACTGTCGACGTCCTGGCACAGCAGGTCATTGTGAACAGCCATTATCGGTCCCATCGGTACTGGTCCTGGGTCGGCCGGGCCAATGACATTACCCTCCTTAAGCTTGAGCAGCCACTCAAGTACAACAAGTATGTCTGGCCCATCTGCCTGCCTGGCTTGGACTATACGCTAAAGGACCATGCCCTCTGCACTGTGACAGGCTGGGGACTCCCCAGGGTTGATG GTGTGTGGCCCCAGTTCAGGACCATCCAGGAGAAGGAAGTCACTATCCTGAACAGCACGGAGTGTGAAAGCGTCTACCACAGGTTCTCCAAAATCCCCTCTCTGATTCAGATCATCAACTCCCAGATGATTTGTGCAAAGG ATCAACAGGAACAGTTTTGCTAT gAGATAAGTGGTGAGCCCTTGGCCTGTCCTGTGGAGAGCATATGATACCTGGTGGGAATGGTGAGCTGGGGCCCAGGCTGCAAGAAGAGCAAGGCCCTGCCCATCTACCTACACATCTCCTCCTACCAGCAGTGGGAACGCCTCAACGGGCAGACTCTGCCAGCCCCATCCAGGGCCCTGCTCCTGGCACTCCTGCTGCCCCTCAACCTCCTTGCTGTCCTCTGA